The following proteins are encoded in a genomic region of Populus nigra chromosome 16, ddPopNigr1.1, whole genome shotgun sequence:
- the LOC133675324 gene encoding bidirectional sugar transporter SWEET3-like, whose amino-acid sequence MGDTLRLAVGVMGNATSLLLFSAPILTFCRVIRKKSTEEFSCVPYTIALLNCLLYTWYGLPVISYRWEKFPVVTINGLGILFELSFILIYLWFSSAKGKMKVAITVIPVILVFCITAAISLFSFHDHHHRKIFVGSVALVASVVMYGSPLVVVKQVIKTKSVEYMPFNLSFFSFLSSSLWMVYGLLSHDLFLTFPNLVGIPLGILQLVLYCMYRKRGIKEESHKWDLEIRNEEKSKQLQLVINDSNNDKS is encoded by the exons ATGGGAGATACGCTGCGCCTAGCAGTGGGAGTCATGG GCAATGCAACTTCTCTGTTGCTTTTTTCAGCACCTAT ATTAACTTTCTGTAGGGTCATCAGGAAGAAAAGCACTGAAGAGTTCTCATGTGTTCCTTACACCATTGCACTGCTAAACTGTCTCCTTTACACATGGTATGGGTTGCCTGTCATAAGCTACAGATGGGAAAAATTCCCTGTGGTCACCATCAATGGATTAGGGATTCTTTTTGAGCTTTCCTTCATTCTCATATATTTATGGTTCTCTTCAGCCAAAGGAAAG ATGAAGGTTGCTATCACAGTGATACCTGTCATCCTCGTGTTCTGCATCACGGCAGCTATCTCATTGTTTTCTTTCCATGATCACCACCATCGCAAGATATTTGTCGGGAGTGTTGCTCTTGTGGCCTCTGTGGTCATGTATGGTTCTCCACTAGTGGTTGTG AAACAAGTGATAAAGACGAAGAGCGTAGAATACATGCCATTCAACCTTTcgtttttctctttcctttcaaGTTCTCTTTGGATGGTATATGGACTACTGAGCCATGATCTCTTTCTCACG TTCCCAAATCTTGTTGGCATCCCCTTAGGGATCCTCCAACTTGTGTTGTACTGCATGTACAGAAAAAGAGGAATCAAGGAAGAATCACACAAATGGGACCTGGAAATTAGGAATGAAGAGAAATCCAAACAGTTGCAGCTAGTGATtaacgacagtaataatgacAAAAGTTAA